From the genome of Thermodesulfovibrionales bacterium, one region includes:
- a CDS encoding PEP-CTERM sorting domain-containing protein has protein sequence MKKIMMLLAVAVLMLGMSGQAMAVSSQYFKEGDVVRVVYFNGTGGTGTGTEYLTDLGPVTSLTSPTMQNILWNYSNFSLSNLGAGATWANSFVGYYSVALGGPNGLQAWVSGGNAAPGGQSNAGDSNFNNIYDGATNVNGAAQVAGGLTHQSVTLAQNNANSYYSKMNINGSGTGVMAGFLNGMGNGKADQNLAALATTGYVDQILYYYGNPDSASDGTPIGVLRTWADGHSELNPTPVPATFLLFGSGLLGLVGIRRKQAV, from the coding sequence ATGAAAAAGATCATGATGCTTCTTGCAGTCGCTGTGCTCATGCTCGGCATGAGCGGTCAGGCAATGGCTGTATCGTCGCAGTACTTCAAAGAGGGCGACGTGGTCCGTGTTGTGTATTTCAACGGGACAGGAGGGACAGGGACAGGAACGGAGTACCTGACCGATTTGGGCCCCGTAACGTCTCTCACATCGCCGACGATGCAGAATATACTCTGGAATTACAGCAACTTCAGTCTCAGCAACCTCGGGGCCGGGGCGACTTGGGCCAATTCCTTTGTCGGCTATTATTCCGTCGCGTTGGGTGGTCCCAATGGTCTTCAGGCATGGGTGAGCGGCGGTAATGCTGCTCCTGGCGGTCAGTCGAACGCGGGCGACAGCAACTTCAATAATATTTATGACGGCGCGACCAACGTCAACGGAGCAGCCCAGGTCGCAGGCGGCTTGACACATCAATCCGTTACGCTGGCCCAGAATAATGCCAATTCCTACTATAGCAAGATGAATATCAATGGCTCCGGTACTGGGGTTATGGCCGGTTTCCTCAACGGCATGGGCAATGGCAAAGCTGATCAGAACCTCGCAGCCCTGGCTACGACCGGCTACGTGGACCAGATCCTTTATTACTACGGCAACCCGGACTCCGCCTCTGATGGCACACCGATTGGCGTGCTGAGGACCTGGGCAGACGGCCACAGCGAGCTGAACCCGACGCCGGTTCCGGCGACGTTCCTGCTCTTCGGCTCGGGCCTCCTCGGCCTTGTGGGGATCAGAAGGAAACAGGCAGTTTAA
- a CDS encoding substrate-binding domain-containing protein, whose product MSIKKGMKKLLTTILAGASLLALGGTASALNGDINIYGASAQFNFWSNQAQGFLTGQGCTATSKADLDSANSITKGTGCPGAGTVYFRTSSKASFDGPLAVQQNTTNPNGTDYNHTGPCDGSGADYRLMVDESTCDFTTTHTCSGTKCVQVTGGASDVQTTSFRQKSIGNLKGPNGGGSTTRDFTGVNGMDESGMVNCRDMVIPFAFFVNKKVTGGSVTSVTVTAGGSGYVSPTVTFGGPGTGAVATATVSGGVITAINVIAGGTGYTSDPVVTITDGSGTGATATASRTIADLTTSDAKLIFSGKVNDWSDIGYDAHPITACWRHAGSGTAATLNYAVMPPAVLQGIQVAGTSSTKNYWFNDGTPDMMNCVNNTGSVSGDYAVGYADADRPNLANTVRITYNGVQATRENIENGLYDFWTIENLYTVSPRPADMQAVCDYYSVCGHNTNTYYNTLSQMKWTKTTDQSYLSRRTQCCDKNCNPTGNPGCSGVVCN is encoded by the coding sequence ATGAGTATCAAGAAAGGCATGAAGAAGCTGTTGACAACCATCCTTGCCGGCGCCTCCCTTCTGGCTCTCGGGGGGACCGCCTCTGCATTAAACGGGGACATAAACATTTACGGCGCCTCAGCCCAGTTCAATTTCTGGTCGAATCAGGCCCAAGGCTTCCTGACAGGCCAGGGCTGCACCGCCACCTCAAAAGCAGACTTAGACAGCGCCAACTCAATTACGAAGGGGACAGGCTGTCCAGGCGCGGGCACTGTATACTTCCGTACCTCGTCCAAGGCGTCCTTTGACGGGCCTCTCGCCGTACAGCAAAACACCACGAACCCTAACGGGACCGACTATAACCATACCGGCCCCTGCGATGGGTCCGGCGCCGATTACAGACTGATGGTAGACGAATCAACATGCGACTTCACGACCACCCACACCTGCAGTGGAACGAAGTGCGTCCAGGTTACCGGAGGCGCATCGGATGTCCAGACAACGAGTTTTAGACAGAAGTCCATCGGTAATCTAAAGGGGCCCAACGGCGGCGGCTCTACAACGAGGGACTTTACCGGTGTGAACGGCATGGATGAATCCGGCATGGTCAATTGCCGCGACATGGTCATACCCTTCGCATTTTTTGTGAACAAGAAGGTTACGGGCGGCTCTGTGACGAGTGTGACCGTTACTGCTGGGGGAAGCGGTTATGTCTCCCCGACTGTTACCTTCGGCGGCCCCGGCACGGGAGCCGTAGCGACCGCAACGGTCTCAGGAGGGGTCATCACCGCCATCAATGTTATAGCGGGCGGCACAGGCTATACCAGCGACCCTGTGGTTACTATCACGGACGGGAGTGGAACGGGCGCCACAGCCACCGCTTCAAGGACCATTGCAGACCTGACAACATCCGATGCCAAACTGATCTTCTCCGGCAAAGTAAACGACTGGTCTGACATCGGGTATGACGCACACCCCATAACAGCCTGCTGGAGACATGCAGGGTCCGGCACAGCTGCAACGCTGAACTACGCTGTGATGCCTCCGGCGGTGCTCCAGGGTATCCAGGTCGCCGGGACGTCGTCAACGAAGAATTACTGGTTTAACGACGGTACGCCCGACATGATGAACTGCGTGAACAATACGGGCAGCGTAAGCGGGGACTACGCAGTCGGTTATGCCGACGCCGACCGCCCTAACCTGGCGAACACGGTGCGGATAACGTATAACGGTGTCCAGGCAACCCGTGAGAACATCGAGAACGGTCTCTATGATTTCTGGACAATAGAGAACCTCTACACCGTTTCTCCGAGACCTGCTGATATGCAGGCCGTATGCGATTACTATTCAGTCTGCGGCCACAACACCAACACATATTATAATACCCTGAGCCAGATGAAATGGACGAAGACCACAGACCAGTCGTACCTTTCACGCAGAACCCAGTGTTGCGATAAGAATTGCAACCCAACCGGCAACCCCGGCTGCTCTGGTGTAGTTTGTAATTAA